One Lepus europaeus isolate LE1 chromosome 17, mLepTim1.pri, whole genome shotgun sequence genomic window, tggctcaactagttgggtctCTGCTAAACATACACATGAGAGAGACCTGGTTAAGCTTCCAAGGCCCATTACTGGCGTGGAGCAAGACCAGATATTTTGTGCATTTGTGTTTTGATCAGTAGACTGAAAACTTCTCTTACTCCCTCCTATACAAATAATAACTACCTaactaaataataaacaaaaaacaagtacTCACACTCAAAAAATAGTCCAATTGCCCATGCTAttctgttaaatgaaataaatttctcCTTTCTGAAGTTGTGACTTTGCAAACAGCACTTGAGAGCTGgtgaagaaatggaaatgttgacgatgtgggatgcagggaaCAGGACTGTGGTCCAGGAGTTCATCCTGGAGGGCTTCCCTGCTGTCCAGCACCTGGGGAACATCTTGTtcctggtgcacctgctggcaTACCTGGCCTCCATCATGGGAAACACgctcatcatcaccatcacctggGCTGACCATCGCCTCCAcacacccatgtacttcttcctcagcACTTTCTCCTTTGTGGAATGCTGCTTCATAACCACGGTGATTCCTAAACTGCTGGCCATCTTCCTGTCAGGGACGCAAGTGATTTCCTTTGCTGCCTGCTTCACacaagcttttttctttcttatcttgGGGGCAACCATCTTCTTCCTTATGGCTGTGCTGTCTCTGGATCGGTACCTGGCCATTTGCAGACCTCTGCGTTACTCCAGCATCATGAGCCCCAGGGTGTGTTCCCTCCTGATCACTGCCTGCTTCACTTTGGGATTCCTCTTCATGGTGGTCCCAGTTGTCCATCTTTCCCAGTTGTCGTTCTGTGGCCCCAATGTCATCCCCCACTTCTTCTGTGATTTTGGGCCCTTGGCTAAGCTCTCCTGTTCTGATACCAGGTCTGTTGAAATGTTGTTCTCCAACCttgtttttttggttatttttatacCCCTGCTTGTAACCATCATTGCATACGGCAATATCGTAGTCACCATCGTGAGGCTCCCGTCAgccaaggagagacagaaagctttCTCCACCTGCTCGTCTCACCTCATCGTCCTCTCTCTCATGTACGGCAGCTGTCTTTTCATCTATGTGAAGCCAAAGCAGACGAGCAGGGTGGACTTCAACAGACAGGCTGCTCTGGTGAACACGGTGCTGACCCCAGTGCTGAACCCTGTCATCTACACCCTGCGCAACAAGCAGGTGCACCGGGCTCTCAGGGGTGTCCTGTGCAGGATGAAATAGAATCCTATTTTTTAGTGGAGGGTGAAGCTTCTCCTAGATTGAATCTAATCTCCCAATATGCAGAATCTTCAACAAGCTTGAGGTTTATAAAGTTCACTTTGTTCATGCTTCTCTTATATTAGGGGCTAACTGATCTTATACTCCATTGGGAAAGCTCTAATAGGCTGCCTTATATtgagttaaatatattttctgtttttttttattagtttaaaTCATTGAGAGTAATACTTTTTCATCATGAGGTTCAAAGGCTAAATGCATATGGACTCTCAAAGCTGGGAAACTGGTTTCAAGATCTGCTTGTCGTAAATTTGAGATTGAGAAAAAGTCGTATTTATTAAGAATATTATTAATTCAAGGTTGACTGATCCTTGTAATGATACTGAATTTTGAAGAacaatacacacaaacacacatatacatatgaatGATGTTCTATCAAGAATCTAAAATGACTCAATACAATTGTTTTCGATGttgaattttctgtatataaatgtAATGTAATTATatatctttatctttttaattttttaatttttttatttatttgacaggcagagttatagacagtgagagagagagacagagaggcagagagaaaggccgcTACacctggcactgtgccgatccgaagccaggagccaggtgcttctcctggtctcccatgcaggtgcaggggccaagcacttgggccatcctccactgccttactgggccacagcagagagctggactggacgaggagcaaccgggacagaatctggcaccccaaccgggactagaacccagtgcccatatgggatgcaggcactgcaggaggaggattaaccaagtaagccacggctcCAGCTATATATCTATATCCTTGAATGATTATCTTTGGATATCCCAcaataatatttttttgacagagtggacagtgagagagagagagacagagagaaaggtcttcctttgctgttggttcaccctccaatggccaccgcggctggcacgctgcggctggcgcactgcgctgatccgatggcaggagccaggtgcttctccttgtctcccatggggtgcagggcccaagaacttgggccatcctccactgcactcccaggccacagcagagagctggcctggaagaggggcaaccgggacagg contains:
- the LOC133776125 gene encoding olfactory receptor 6C74-like; amino-acid sequence: MEMLTMWDAGNRTVVQEFILEGFPAVQHLGNILFLVHLLAYLASIMGNTLIITITWADHRLHTPMYFFLSTFSFVECCFITTVIPKLLAIFLSGTQVISFAACFTQAFFFLILGATIFFLMAVLSLDRYLAICRPLRYSSIMSPRVCSLLITACFTLGFLFMVVPVVHLSQLSFCGPNVIPHFFCDFGPLAKLSCSDTRSVEMLFSNLVFLVIFIPLLVTIIAYGNIVVTIVRLPSAKERQKAFSTCSSHLIVLSLMYGSCLFIYVKPKQTSRVDFNRQAALVNTVLTPVLNPVIYTLRNKQVHRALRGVLCRMK